Below is a window of Sebastes umbrosus isolate fSebUmb1 chromosome 13, fSebUmb1.pri, whole genome shotgun sequence DNA.
AGAAATGTATCTTTGATTTGTGTGTGCAAAATCAcacataaatattaaatatcttatctatatatatatatatatatatatatttaccataaattatattttaatcgCAGACGAGGATatgaaaactgaatatttattttagttcaAGTTTTTTAGTTAtcatgtacgacggagtatgaGTGCcatattgaggaaaaaaattaatttattcggagatttcgagaaaaaaattcgtaatattacgagaattaagtcgtaatatgagaataaagtcagaagtttacactAATACAAAGTAAACACTAAATCACaaagtaattaattatttgacattttaacgGGCGATAAAAAGaggaattataaaaaataatttacaagtGAAATATTAacccatcaataaatagttcatattaaaaagggatttataaaaacaacataaaacagtcaataagtacatcattaaaaatacatgaatgaattcataaataaataatggaatttaaaaataaataaataactagaTTCCCAAATTGAGTTGCAAATGGAAAAGGAAATTGCCCTTTAATAttgtaaattatatattttattataatattatattatttttaaaatctgtatccttaattcagttatttatttctccttttAAACTCCCACTCAGATAgatttttaaattccattatttatttaattattaattaattaatgtatttttaaatgatgtatttaTTGGTGGTTTGGTGAAAATATTACAGCATGCAACGTATAAATATCCTGCAATGCGGTAGAGACATCGTCTCTGCCGCTCTGGAACGTCAACAACGCTTCGATTTAAATGTACGTATCAGATTTCACTCTGCTAGGTGTTAATATTTATTGTAGagattagttcagactttgattcccACAAACCATCgctttggtcacatgaggttggttaccatggttacacgtttCTCTAACCAGCGAGGACGCTCACAGGAAGTCCTACAACCTACTAACCTCCTAAAAGCTCCAGACTACTGTCTACTCACACagaagtatgttgaacgatggGACACATGTTGAGTTTGTAGTGCAGAGTGAGATTTCAGATGCAGCCGTAGTTTATTTTGTACGTGCAAAAAGCAGAAATGTGTCAATTATTTCTTCTGTATATTTATAGCAATACCTTCTGCTGTGATATGTGCGATTGGCTAAAATCAGATATTATATTTGTAATCACAGACGAGGATACGAAATCTGAATTTCTGTTATTTGTTTTAgatcatttatttatcatttgcaCAACAATTACATAGAAGCAGGCTGTCAGGCTCCCTCCAGCTACGCTcgttaaatagaataaaatattaaatagagtaaaataataataaaatgtatattcaaaaaaacttttattattattatttacggctgtcaaagttaataataacgcgttaactcaaatttaaaaaaagaaaagtctgaaaaatatccgaaagaaaaagtcagaaagtCATAATCCAAGTTAAAGGGAtcaaatataacataaataaagaaatataaatcagACAGTAATTGCAAAAGAATagactgaatgtaaacaggaatatagttaatataaatatgcacaatgataactatatatatatatatacatgattGATTTTGAATTATTTACTCCTTTATTTTAGTGTCATGCTTCACACttcataaacaataataaaactcGCAGCCAAAAgagaaaccaaaaacacaaaccaGGTATAAGATAGATAAAATATGAGATAAGATAatctttattagtcccacagcggagAAATATGCAGGATTacaacagcaataaataaataaacatgtaaacaataaagatattaagtaagtaaacaaaaaacaagatataaaaataGACTGAATGAGTGGTTGGGTTCACATTATTGCACATAATATGAAATGTTGACATCCATAATATAACATCAATAAACACTCATCATGTCAGACAGATATAAACAGAACAAATCTCATCATATCTTTTATAAAAGAGTCTTCTGTTCCAGATGTTAGAGATATAACTGACAGTCCTCAGTAACCACTCAAACTTCTGTCCATCATCTAGCTCAGGATTTATACAATATCTACttaaatatttatacattttatacttaAAGTAAAGTAGTGGTGGCAGCAGCTTGGTCGCTGGTAGAACTGGAGAGAGGAAGTGACCTACATATAGTTTATGTTTATTATCAGCTcaagattataataataataataatattaaaaagttaAACATTTACTTCTGTAGAAGTTTTTCACAACAGTGGTGGAGCTGGGTTCTATGTTCTAGATATAAACTAATATTATAAGACATTAATGAGGTTGATTTTCACCGTTTGAATggcaaaagaaagaagagagacggacgtttaaaatgtagtttaaacgGTGAGAATCTGATGAGCCACTCTGGAGATATATCAGTGTTTAAACAAACATTACTGAGAACATAAAGGTCTTAATAATGCGTCATATTAAGAGGATATATAGAACATAGATAAGCTCCTGTGTAGTCTCTCTATCTTTATCTACCACGTTTATTatattctgtgtgttttatatgtaaagGCTGGATGGAAGGAGAGCCACGCCACCTTCATGACGGAGCTGAGGAACCTGCAGGCAGCCGGGCTGACGTCTATCGGCCAGTCGCTGAGGACCGCCTTCGATCTACTCAACCTCAATAGACTAGTGACGGGGATAGACAACTATGGACAGGTTCGTAGCGCTGAGGAGGCATCCACAGTCTAACAAGCATCAACCACCTGCAGCATACTGtgacccccccccacacacacacacacacacacacactctcagaccctgttcacacctggtattaacatgagtGATCTGATCTCACCTCCCCGCTCTGTCTGCAGATAAACATGTAGAGAACACACGTTGTGATGAGGGCTGGCagagttaacgccataataacgctttaacgccactaatttctttattttgacaatttttaggttgtagcagctcagttttagagttagtgaagatcctggtatcatatgaaactagtaaacctgatgaatccatcgttaccaaccatgtcacactataaaaatgtccgaaaaaattaaaaaaaagattgacaaatagtctgaaaaatattcgcaaatacaatctgaaaaatgtccaaaaaagtctgaaatgtttttcaaaaagtctgaaaaatatttgaataaaagtcagaaaaatatcagaaaaaaagtcagaaaaatgtccaaaagaaaggcagaagaaaagtgcgatactggtatcatagtaaactataaaacctgatgaatccatcggtaccaaccatgtcatactagctggtcatgaaggaggttaaataacgctccaaacttacactacatgttggagaggaaaaactgtcatgtccattttcaaaggggtcccttgacctctgacctccagatcagtgaatgtaaatgggttctatgggtacccatgagtctcccctttacagacatgcccactttatgataatcacatgcagtttggggcaagtcatagtcaagtcagcacactgacacactgacagctgttgttgcctgttgggctgcagtttgccatgttatgattggagcatattgttttatgctaaatgcagtacctgtgagggtttctggatcaatatctgtcattgttttgtgtcgttaattgatttacaataataaatatatacatacattttgcataaagcagcatatctgtccactcccatgttgataagaggattaaatacttgactagtctccctttaaggttcatttagaacagataaaaaaaatactaaacttTATATTTTGGGTTATTTGACAGACAAAACGAGCCTGATGACGTCACCTCGGGTTTAAAACGAGAACATAAATGAAGacttaataatgaaaataatctgtcAGTCAGCTACATGACGTCATTACATCCCTGTTTATCAGCCGCACTGACAACATGTGAACTTCGGACCAAACATCAGCGCTCACAtcacctcctcctttccttcttctCTTAATGAAAGTGTGATCAGTGTTACCAGCtgactccctcctcctcctcctcctcctcctcctcctcctcctcatcatctccCCGGGGAGACTCATCAGCCGCCTGGCAACCTGGAGGGCTCTTTGTTCCCGTAAAGAGGAGCCTTCCAGGGCTCCATATATATTATAAACTGTATGAACTccctctgcagctctctgacaCCTGGAGCTCTCATCAACGTCAAGATAAAACAATCAAAGCTGATGTTTCTTTATGAGTCAAAGCGGCTGATATTGAGATATTATACGGAGCATCACTTTGATTAAGTTAACAGAGACAGAACAACAGTCCTGTGTGTCGAGTCGTCTGATGAAACCTTTAACTGTTAGAGAACAGCTGAGACGCCTGACAGCtgacctccttcatgaccagctagtgtgacatggttggtatcgatggattcatcaggttttatagtttactatgataccagtatcacacttttcttctgcctttcttttggacatttttaaaactttttttttataatttttttttcagacttttaactttgacagccctaaataataataataataataataataataataaaatgtatttatatagcacctatTACACACACTTATTGCAGATAATACCGTCTCAGATGTTTAGTCATTGTGAACTATAAAGACTCTACTTTCACTCTAAAGAGATCCCCTGTAGgttatctatatataatatctGTGCTCATTTAGGCCTCACACTAACCGGAgctataaatatatacagcGGCTAATGTGAGATATAAAACTCTTTAGTCTGACACGTTgcttttttctgcttttgttgTTTAGTATTTCAAATATTGTTTCTCTTCTCAGGGAAGGAATCCCTTCTTCCTGGAACCCGCCATCATTATCGCCATCACCGACGGCAACAAGTTGACCAGCGGCGGTGGAGTCCAAGACGAGGTCAGCCAGCGTCAGGAGCACTTCCTGTCTGATCACACAACAATGTTTAACACAAGAAGCATCCATTACTGCATCATCCCCTTTCCCTTATTATCTGTCACTATGCAGGCTAACATTACGCTCACAGCTactgttaaaacacatttttaatagttAAGATCACGACTATATAACGTAAACCAGTCCTCCCACACTTGGAggatatcagtttaagtgtatgttatatttagagTATTCTCATCTCTTTAcatcgccatcagacagccctccAACTCCATTCATGAaaccagtaattttacctctcagaacaccgGAGTGACTGTTGGGTTTTTGTTGATAATAGTAATATGTTCTGGATCCATTTTCTGCACGTTCAGatcagattaataatataatataataataaagtgtatttgtatagcacctttcatacaaggAAAACAGCTCAGAGTGCTTCACAACAAGGGGGATAGGTACAGACACCGAGTGCTTCAAAGCAGGGATAGAatgagatggaaaataaaacacatttgataataataataataataaaaatattaaggATCAATATTCccgtaaaaaaaatgtagtgaaaTGAAAGAGGAGGTtttcctgctctgtgtgtgtgtcttcatatTGTCCAACATGGTGCATCTTGAAGTCATCATTAACGTCTCCGTCCTCCGTCCAGCTCCACCTCCCTCTGACCACGCCGCTGCCGGGTAGCGAGCTGACCAAGGAGCCCTTCCGCTGGGACCAGCGTCTGTTCGCTCTGGTGCTGCGCATCGCCGGCAACGCCTCGGTGGAGCCGGAACCCCTCGGTGGCGTCCCGTCCGACGACTCCCCCATCACCCCCATGTGTGAGGTCACTGGAggtaaatatattatatatgatgttAAAGGGGCACATGAAGGTCAGTTTACTGTTGGAGGGTAAAGGTGAGAAGTGTAGAAGTAGACTGGTATCTCTCTGCTGCCGGGTTGAGGATGAGAACGGAGCAGAATGATGCTGATGGTTCAGATCTCAGAGCAGCTGACTGCAGATCATCACACAGCTCCATTGTCAGTGACCGTCTACAGTAAATGCTGCTGTCCATTACTGCTGATGGCAGAGCTGACACAAAGCCACGGCCCATTGACATCACTGAGTGAACGGGTGCATGACAAGGTCACCAGAGGTCAAGTGAGAGGCTGAATtagaccaatcagaacagataaaaactgtgtgattaactattttaatcatttgacagccctaacatatatttatatatatatatatatatatatatatatatatatatatatatataatactgtatatgtgtgtgtgttgcaggtcgTTCGTACAGCGTGTTCTCTCAGCGGATGTTGAATCAGTGTCTGGAGTCTCTGGTTCAGAAGATCCAGAGCGGGGTGGTGATCAACTTTGAGAAGACGGGTCCTGATCCGCCTCCTCTAGAAGGTAGGCGACGCTTTAAATCAGCTGATAGAATCTCTGTTTAACCTCCTCCAGGTTCTAACTGTGTGTTCTGTCTTTAACGGGTGTTTAACGTCTGTCTGTGTCCGTCTCAAGACGCTCCGGCCGAGCCGGTGAAGTCCGGACCGCAGACTTGGCACTGTTGTCACAAGCTGATCTATGTCCGACCCAACCCCAAAACCGGCGTCCCCATCGGTCACTGGCCCGTCCCCGAGGCCTTCTGGCCGGACCAGAACTCCCCCACGCTGGTAAGAAACACAGCACTAAATCATATAAATGTTTGGTTCCACCGTGCACCTTTCATTATTCTACCCTTTAAAGGTTTAATACGGAACTTTTCCACATTAAAATGTCCAGAcctgtgttatatatatatatatatatatgttgttgaGTTGTGTAGAATAACCATAAAGTTCTGCAAAGATtctttatttctaatttaaagTATTTGTGTCCCAAAGTAGGTCCGTTCATAATAAAGATGCAATAagggaaaaaatatatagtttgtTTACACTCAACATAAGAAATCAGATATTTCCTACAATAATAATAGAACAAAAAGGGAAATAGTGAAgttaataaaacagaataatacaGAACAAATAGATCAAATAAAGTTCACAGCAGGTAGCAGCACTGATATAGCTGATATATACAGATTATATCAGTGTGTATCTGGTAATATATAGGATGTTTCATgtcttttgtcattttattttgagtttacttcattttatttatgaattaacTGTAAAAACAATGGATGTTGTTAAATATCAGCTGATAATcaataattcaattcaaataTAAACTAAAAGGTATCCCTTCTTATAAGTACATGTTAATGTGACGTGGACTATAACAGTATTTACTCCCCAGCCCCCCCGCTCGGCCCACCCCCACATCCGCTTCTCGTGTCTGGACTCCGAGCCCATGGTCATCGACAAGGTGCCCTTCGACAAGTACGAGCTGGAGCCGTCGCCGCTCACGCAGTACATCCTGGAGAGGAAGTCCCCTCACACCTGCTGGCAGGTAGAGCACCgccacacgcacacgcacacacacacacacacacacacacacacacacacacatatacacacaggagcacacaaacacacacacacacacacacacacacacacacacaggaagtacataaataaacactgtaaacattaaAACTGAAATCCATCGTGTTTCTGACCTCTAACCTTTAAAGAGAGAGTTCATACTTCAGCATGAGGTGAATAGATGACCATCAGGTCATATGATTGCTGGTTGATGTAACGTCATCACACACTGATTCGGTGTCCTCTCCgtctgtgtttcaggtgtttgtgtgtaacaGTGCCAAGTACAGTGACCTGGGTCAACCGTTCGGCTACCTGAAGGCCAGCACGGCTCTGAACTGTGTCAACCTGTTCGTGATGCCCTACAACTACCCGGTACTGCTGCCTCTTCTGGGTAAGACCGACGCCGCCGGGTCACGTTGGTCACTACTTCCTGCTAACGTCTTCATCGCCCTCTCCTGGTTTGAACTGACGAAAACAACtaatattagttattattattattctgtcttCTGACCTGAtaattaaaagataaaacaacCACTCACAGattctttctttgtttattctggacatttaatttaattttctttttccaaGAATAAACTAAGAAAGACCTTTTATCTGTTCCATCTTTACTACTACCGGACACTCGGTACTGTTCAAGATTCAGAGTCGTGCTCGCCGCCACTTTCTACTTTAACAGTcaaattaaacatatttaagatagaaatgttgctgctgtgaaagCTGCtgattatttagttattttcattctttaaaagtcaccagaatgcagaaatAAAGTCTCTGAATCTCAGAAtgtttcaatcaatcaatcaaactttatttatacatcaCCTTtcaaaatacaaggaaataaaaataaagaaataaatattatgaaactacacaaaataaacaaattgtattaaaataatcaacttttaataaaataagagagataataatgatcaacaataaaatgttaattaaagtaaaataaaatgatgataaataaaataagtataaacaataaaaacgataaaattataaaacactacataaaagccagactaaatagatgggtttttagtttataTTGTATGTATTATAGATTATTGATGATTATTGTTGAATCATTAAATTCattgttatgttttattatgtattattattatgatttcaggctttagaagATCCCTGACAAAGTGAGGACTGTGAAACATTGGAGGTTTTTCTAaagaacatttttcagtctaaacttattttttttcttgcagaCGACTTGATCAAAGTGCACAAGTTCAAGCCGACCATCAAGTGGCGTCAGTCCTTTGAGAACTACCTGAAGACGATGCCTCCGTACTACATCGGGGTCGGTGGACGTCacctctttatatatatatattgtatatttaagcTGCTGCGTTGGTCTCATTGCTGTTcttctctctacagtctctgaGGAAGGCGCTGAGGATCATGGGAGCTCCCAACCTGCTGGCCGACAACATGGAGTATGGTCTGAGCTACAGCGTGGTGTCCTACCTGAAGAAGCTCAGCCAGCAGGTCAGAAGTGTTCGGTTGTTTCTGGATTCCTCTGGTTTCCTCTGGTTTCCTCTGGTTTCCTCTGGATTCCTCTGGTTTCCTCTGGTTTCCTCTGGATTCCTCTGTGTTCCTCTGGGTTCCTCTGTGTTCCTCTGTGTTCCTCTGGTTTCCTCTGGATTCCTCTGGATTCCTCTGGTTTCCTCTGGTTTCCTCTGGATTCCTCTGTGTTCCTCTGGGTTCCTCTGTGTTCCTCTGTGTTCCTCTGTGTTCCTCTGGATTCCTCTGTGTTCCTCTGTGTTCCTCTGTGTTCCTCTGTGTTCCTCTGTGTTCCTCTGTGTTCCTCTGGATTCCTCTGTGTTCCTCTGGGTTCCTCTGGATTCCTCTGGGTTCCTCTGGATTCCTCTGGATTCCTCTGGGTTCCTCTGTGTTCCTCTGTGTTCCTCTGGATTCCTCTGTGTCACACAGTTCCAATAATACTAGAGTTTTACGTAAACTGTCCAAAGATGAAAATAGTCCCTGAATGCATAATTTACTCCTATTTGAGGGGTggataataacaaacaaataaccaaataagTGTTAAAAACAGAGTTTTAATCTTGGtgacttttattcttttaatcaGATGCAGTGTTTAGCGATTTATAGCAACATTTTGTTGAGTAGATAAGAcattattaaatgaacattaaaGAAGTTTCTCTGATTTTGttaaatgcaaatgtatttatttatttatttatatatattgtatatacataaaaaagataataataataataataaaaatataaaaataaataaaaacaatataaaaatatattatttaagcAAATTCAAGGGAGAGTTCATCCCAAAATCAAATCTACACATtgttcttttatatatataaatttttaaaaaatagacaataattatataaatataaaaataaataataataatataaatatatattatttttttctagaaAATTAAAGccaattaaagggacagttcatcCCAAAATCAAAACTACATATTGTTcttctatatataaataaaaaaataaatatgatatataattaatataataataatcatggtagtaagatagaaaccttaaaaaaattataataataattaattaattaattaagtgtataaaaaaaagaaagcacagaaaataataattagtaattaaataaataccatAGAAAGGTTAGGTTCTTATCCTATAGAAACACTGAGGGCTACCTCTTATAGCAGAGGTTATATATGAATTTACCTCATTAATCCACTGAGTCATGTTATTGGTTTGCTCCCACTTCCAGTCAAAGATCGAGTACGACCGGCTGATCGCGTTGATCGGTAAGAAGCAGCCGCCGGAGGCCGGCATCAAGGTGCGCTGGCGAGGCGGAGGGATCTCTCTGGCACAGCGCCGGGACTTCATCCAGCAGCTGCAGAGTCTCTCCGGAGACGTTCCGAGTCTGGAGCTCAACCCCAAAGAGTTCCAGGGCTTCCAGCTGGCTCTGCTCAACAAGGTACCGCCGGACTGGTGTTCAGGTTCCCCCTCTGTTAAAATCAAACATCCCTCCACAGGTGTTTATCCATGTTTTATGAAGCTTGTTATCAACTGTAAATCCTCTCTGTTTATGTCCTCCTCAGGGCCTGAAGCCACAGAGCTTCAGGAACCCCTACGACATCCCTCGCAGCCACCTGCTGGACCAGCTCAGCCGGATGAGGAGGAACCTGCTCAACACCAGCGTCTGTTCTCTCAGAGGACAGGACTCAGGTCAGTCTAGTTCATCAGAGGACAGGACTCAGGTCAGTCTAGTTCATCAGAGGACAGGACTCAGGTCAGTCTAGTTTATCAGAGGACAGGACTCAGGTCAGTCTAGTTCATCAGAGGACAGGACTCAGGTCAGTCTAGTTTATCAGAGGACAGGACTCAGGTCAGTCTAGTTCATCAGAGGACAGGACTCAGGTCAGTCTAGTTCATCAGAGGACAGGACTCAGGTCAGTCTAGTTTATCAGAGGACAGGACTCAGGTCAGTCTAGTTTATCAGAGGACAGGACTCAGGTCAGTCTAGTTCATCAGAGGACAGGACTCAGGTCAGTCTAGTTTATCAGAGGACAGGACTCAGGTCAGTTAACACCTAATAAACTATATCAGGATCCCCGGGAGCCGGCGCCATGACGTCAGCTAgtaggtaaagcggctgtggacggaaAAACtagtatcagtttaagtgtacgctatatttagaatattttctctgctttacctcgccgtcag
It encodes the following:
- the ints6 gene encoding integrator complex subunit 6, encoding MPVLLFLIDTSASMNQRSHLGSTYLDIAKGAVETFMKLRGRDPASRGDRYMLVNYEDVPFGIKAGWKESHATFMTELRNLQAAGLTSIGQSLRTAFDLLNLNRLVTGIDNYGQGRNPFFLEPAIIIAITDGNKLTSGGGVQDELHLPLTTPLPGSELTKEPFRWDQRLFALVLRIAGNASVEPEPLGGVPSDDSPITPMCEVTGGRSYSVFSQRMLNQCLESLVQKIQSGVVINFEKTGPDPPPLEDAPAEPVKSGPQTWHCCHKLIYVRPNPKTGVPIGHWPVPEAFWPDQNSPTLPPRSAHPHIRFSCLDSEPMVIDKVPFDKYELEPSPLTQYILERKSPHTCWQVFVCNSAKYSDLGQPFGYLKASTALNCVNLFVMPYNYPVLLPLLDDLIKVHKFKPTIKWRQSFENYLKTMPPYYIGSLRKALRIMGAPNLLADNMEYGLSYSVVSYLKKLSQQSKIEYDRLIALIGKKQPPEAGIKVRWRGGGISLAQRRDFIQQLQSLSGDVPSLELNPKEFQGFQLALLNKGLKPQSFRNPYDIPRSHLLDQLSRMRRNLLNTSVCSLRGQDSDQLHSVPIAQMGNYQDFLKAAPQPLRDADPEQPKRLHTFGNPFKLDKKGMMIDEADEFVTGPQNKGKRPGDSSNMTGGGPKRRRCMSPLLRLGRAYTPPVTPPASPRPADMEMNDGEPEPDLIIINHLNQNHYSSDGGSDSEGEAPSESADHQENHTDPEDLRHDGDGDGDGDGDGDGDDNEQEEEADDEENGRPRAGELLLAPPPPDSEGEGELVLMEDQTHRYLSPSALKKHIHIETTKVNNELKTLINKEIRKPGRHYEKIFLLLKQIQGTLDTRLIFLQNIIKEAARFKKRVLIEQLENFLEEIHNRSNNMNHVDML